The proteins below are encoded in one region of Planctopirus limnophila DSM 3776:
- a CDS encoding CerR family C-terminal domain-containing protein — protein MPPSSDDTRTRLVEAAGLMFADKGFDAAGVREICHEAKANVAAIKYYFGDKRSLYKAVLEHVHVCKENLGQVMASEEWQAQTPLQQLKSFILEMVKEHLASQKPAWHLEIMLWEMTRPTPEGKEVIELQLRPMATHLKKILMQIVGDDIPEETIWKCGFSIVGQVLFYYVHQAIARQLAGDTIYNQLTVEQIASHIYRFSVAGLATVANRPELVTQIDS, from the coding sequence ATGCCCCCCTCTTCGGATGATACCCGGACCCGGCTGGTGGAAGCGGCTGGTCTCATGTTTGCAGACAAAGGATTTGATGCTGCGGGTGTCCGGGAGATCTGTCACGAAGCCAAGGCCAATGTGGCGGCCATCAAGTACTACTTTGGGGATAAACGCAGTCTTTACAAAGCTGTTCTCGAACATGTGCATGTCTGCAAGGAAAATCTTGGGCAGGTCATGGCGAGTGAGGAGTGGCAGGCCCAGACACCATTGCAACAGCTGAAGTCTTTCATTCTCGAAATGGTCAAGGAGCATCTGGCAAGCCAGAAGCCGGCCTGGCACCTCGAAATCATGCTCTGGGAAATGACCAGGCCCACTCCTGAGGGCAAAGAAGTAATTGAGCTGCAACTCCGCCCGATGGCCACGCATCTTAAAAAAATTCTCATGCAGATTGTGGGAGATGATATCCCTGAAGAAACCATCTGGAAGTGCGGCTTCAGTATCGTGGGGCAGGTACTTTTTTACTACGTTCATCAGGCGATCGCCCGGCAATTGGCGGGGGACACTATTTATAATCAGCTCACAGTGGAGCAGATTGCCAGTCATATCTATAGATTCTCAGTCGCGGGATTAGCAACGGTTGCCAACCGACCAGAACTGGTTACCCAAATTGATTCATAA
- a CDS encoding type III polyketide synthase: MCFFSELVIMAMLISGIGTAAPASRIPQMDAYSAMSNTCCDSDEHRRVMEMIYQGSGVKHRGSVLVGAEPEDFIRADDRDEFFFYERENEEDYGPSTQERMRQYEQHALPLAIKSSVAALRDAGQDAREITHIVTVSCSGFNSPGVDMGLIEELGLNRNTSRTHVGFMGCHGSFNGLRVAHGYTASDPDAVVLMCSVELCSLHHHYGWTTDKVIANALFADGSGAVICRSSKIEDRKPAYQLIRSGSFLVPNTKFAMSWRIGNHGFEMTLSQKVPALIEENLVSWLTPFLAREGLTIKDIAGWAIHPGGPRILDSCLAALSLSNSHVAPAREVLEKHGNMSSSTILFVLDRMREERINGPVVALGFGPGLAIEAMLLKAENI; this comes from the coding sequence ATGTGCTTTTTTTCGGAGTTAGTGATTATGGCAATGCTCATTTCTGGAATCGGGACTGCTGCTCCCGCATCACGAATCCCGCAAATGGATGCTTACTCTGCCATGAGCAACACCTGTTGCGACTCCGATGAACATCGCCGGGTCATGGAAATGATCTATCAGGGATCAGGCGTCAAACATCGCGGCTCTGTTCTAGTCGGTGCGGAACCAGAAGATTTCATTCGAGCCGACGATCGAGATGAATTCTTCTTTTACGAACGCGAGAACGAAGAAGATTACGGGCCCTCCACGCAGGAACGCATGAGGCAATACGAGCAGCATGCCTTACCACTGGCCATCAAATCATCTGTCGCTGCACTCCGGGATGCAGGCCAGGACGCCAGAGAGATCACGCACATAGTGACGGTTTCCTGCAGTGGATTTAATTCTCCCGGCGTGGACATGGGCCTGATTGAAGAACTGGGCCTCAACCGCAACACCTCACGAACTCATGTCGGCTTCATGGGTTGCCACGGCTCATTTAACGGTCTGCGTGTCGCTCATGGATACACTGCTTCTGATCCCGATGCCGTCGTTCTGATGTGCTCTGTCGAACTCTGCAGCCTGCACCACCATTACGGCTGGACAACCGACAAAGTGATTGCCAATGCACTCTTTGCAGATGGTTCTGGAGCCGTCATTTGCCGATCTTCGAAGATTGAGGATCGAAAGCCAGCCTATCAACTGATCCGCAGTGGCTCGTTCCTGGTGCCCAACACCAAGTTCGCGATGAGCTGGCGGATTGGAAATCATGGCTTCGAAATGACTCTCTCGCAAAAAGTTCCTGCACTGATTGAGGAAAACCTCGTCAGCTGGCTGACTCCTTTCCTTGCTCGCGAAGGACTCACCATCAAGGATATCGCTGGTTGGGCCATTCACCCGGGTGGTCCGCGTATTCTCGATTCCTGCCTGGCCGCACTTTCACTTTCCAACAGCCATGTGGCCCCGGCCCGTGAAGTGCTCGAAAAGCACGGCAACATGTCCTCTTCAACGATTCTGTTCGTACTCGACAGAATGCGTGAAGAAAGAATCAATGGCCCTGTTGTCGCCCTCGGTTTTGGACCAGGACTTGCGATTGAAGCCATGCTTCTGAAAGCTGAAAACATCTGA
- a CDS encoding type I polyketide synthase — MAPSTMSQLATTPQQHGSAPEPIAVIGLSCLFPEAASAEEFWSNIRRGVDCIREIPETHWNVDDYFHADPKSPDRTYARRGGFLKAVDFDPLEFGISPNNLEAIDTSQLLGLVAAKRALENAGYGQERVFNRSRVSCILGVTGTLEMVIPLGARLGHPHWKRALEEAGVAPSVAQDVIERISAAYVPWQENSFPGLLGNVVAGRIANKLDLWGTNCVVDAACASSLSALHLALLELQAGRSDMVLTGGVDTFNDIFMYMCFSKTPALSPTGDARPFSQNSDGTMLGEGVGLMVLKRLADAKRDGDRVLGVIRSVGTSSDGKGTAVYAPKAEGQIRCLEDAYQQAGISPHEIDLVEAHGTGTKVGDATEIKGLTTIFEAAARTVAGEAKSAWCAVGSVKSQVGHTKAAAGIASLIKVLLALHHEVLPPTIKVDQPADALRSNSGDRQSPFYVNIQSRPWLPGLNRKRRAGVSAFGFGGSNFHCVMEEAPAECRPPRQPGWDGQIQLLTFSGPDDDQLIRTIHEFLAQARRSPKTVRQLASQLRSQFRAQDLCRLAMVADLSSTDWPTPATRAIEQIGRTRQSPLEAPVQWTLPEGVAYSRGFASGSIGLLFPGQGSQYPGMLRDLACLFPEMRDVLAAANHAFADAPRTGNRAFSWTLSDAIYPVNVWNDEARALATTQLKATDVAQPALGAVSLGGWRVLQRFGIRPTAVAGHSYGELTALCAAGRFSPEELYRLSMLRGQLMAEGELQPGGMLAIHASSEVVEQALRELNLELVIANHNSPSQVVISGRLDQIARAGELLGQRNLRGKQLAVAAAFHSPLVAQAAHKFRPALEQIPFHGGSIPVYANSSAKVYPQEADAARELLASQLARPVHFLDEIRAMYQSGVRTFIEVGPGHVLTGLVSSILSGQPHQALALDSSQGRRRGEWDLAWLLGQLAVSGHDLQLAHWDAPTLWSNHHLPEPREGTIPICGANYTKPKPPLPVKTKLAEPVQIPATSSELPRANLTNAIGSMPQSSSDVAQQHASLTPPKSSMSPELSSHTTASSSTGASAKSSEFSLNSMEDRFVTNSITNTAQINQTQPLTHPVQIKDSSPVASYLETLQAIQQQTALAHQTFLAQQQQALQLLTQLIQHVPAASPNGSMTSPATQALAAPLPPAMPPIVTPAVPATTILAIPPVAVLPPAPPMITPAQPVVSAVVPAAVPVTVPAPVPVMAPPAGKTNSELAASLLEVVSEKTGYPKEMLQLRMSLDHDLGIDSIKRVEILSAMQERFPNLPAVSPEQLGSLQTLADVVAAYPQSTTGTAPAVAKIPQELTAPVPTSSRSQTSSVSESSGLAASLLEVVAEKTGYPKEMLQLRMSLDHDLGIDSIKRVEILSAMQERFPNLPVVSPEQLGSLQTLADVVAAYPGEPVPSAGIAASSGVIQSSASPSVSMPAASHGTNGSNGHSGGSDLANALLQVVAEKTGYPKEMLQLRMSLDHDLGIDSIKRVEILSAMQERFPNLPVVSPEQLGSLQTLADVVAAYPETTAAGIPVSTYELKKNTSSDALGSFGLIVESTHKENELPPTAIAGSTQAMPREVRFPEPHTLQRGLLKTVALAPASERRTKDVFRHEVWITDDGLGESGLSRALASALINEGITSRIVPQTATIQGASVVSVPDVLSGLILLPSTAAQDPLTNLWQNLEWLQQVSSALRKDVVAGERRLLGGVVRLNGHFGVLDSNAPRHIVAPESGGLTGLIKTARHEWPEVTARVFDIGQLSHTEAVPQLVEELLATGPLETGIAQFPGGSPVEVQVEWNTLDVQGATAQANPVLSTGDLVVVSGGARGVTMEAALEFGKALGTTMVLLGRTPPPELSATTSENDRPLTEIEFRQQIMSENPVGWTPRMVADEARQRLAQQELRTNLDRFAKAGVRAVYQRVDVSNPSSVRHALAEIVATMGPIRGLIHGAGVIADARIERKTREQFDDVMRVKVQGLKHLLAAIDPSQLRMLGLFSSFTGRYGRTGQADYAIANEILNKQARGWAAQHPECHVTSWNWGPWDGGMVNDQLRAIFSKEQVGLIPLREGASIFASEYCQSSERPVEIVVLAPVQPTAAATLVESQTPIEKTKPVVASRQGFDRLLSVNDHPFLDDHVIGGKAVLPLAMMLEWMAHGAAHLSPGMALSGFENVKVMKGVRLSSHELAHLKVQLEPLAEADSPRHTSGWVQPWQARLTSEAAGRTLLHATADVIMTGQTIDQTPVTTTNELRGDSFDRSILPADLYQEWLFHGPLMQGIEQVLTCNERQLSVISRVAEAPRLWMHKPHRHSWLIDPLVLDVIFQMAIVWAWQQRGMPSLPTGIRRIEILQRKWPAEGVIITCRIQKTTAHVVSMDVEILNRQGQTLARLEGVDSLMDASLKPAFAARRLSPGQLLNR, encoded by the coding sequence ATGGCTCCCTCGACAATGTCTCAACTTGCTACGACACCACAGCAACATGGATCTGCTCCAGAACCGATTGCGGTCATCGGTCTGTCGTGTCTGTTTCCGGAAGCGGCCAGTGCCGAGGAATTCTGGTCAAATATCCGGCGTGGTGTCGACTGCATTCGTGAGATTCCCGAGACACACTGGAACGTCGACGACTATTTCCACGCTGACCCGAAATCTCCTGATAGAACCTATGCCCGTAGGGGTGGGTTTTTGAAAGCTGTTGATTTCGACCCGCTCGAATTTGGCATCTCACCGAATAATCTTGAAGCGATTGATACCTCCCAGCTCTTGGGGTTGGTGGCCGCCAAAAGAGCGTTGGAAAACGCAGGTTACGGGCAGGAACGAGTCTTCAACAGATCGCGGGTTTCGTGCATTCTCGGAGTCACCGGTACTCTCGAAATGGTCATTCCACTGGGTGCTCGACTGGGGCATCCGCACTGGAAACGAGCTCTCGAAGAAGCGGGTGTGGCCCCCTCAGTGGCACAGGATGTCATCGAGCGCATCTCGGCAGCGTATGTCCCCTGGCAGGAAAACTCTTTCCCTGGGCTACTAGGAAACGTGGTTGCCGGTCGAATTGCCAATAAGCTCGACTTGTGGGGCACGAACTGTGTGGTCGATGCCGCCTGCGCCAGTTCATTAAGCGCGTTACACCTGGCTCTGCTCGAACTGCAGGCGGGTCGGAGCGATATGGTGCTCACCGGAGGTGTCGATACCTTCAATGATATCTTCATGTATATGTGCTTCAGCAAAACGCCGGCACTGTCTCCGACAGGAGATGCCCGGCCATTCAGCCAGAACTCAGATGGCACAATGCTGGGTGAAGGTGTCGGGCTGATGGTTCTCAAGCGACTCGCCGATGCAAAACGGGATGGCGATCGCGTTCTGGGTGTCATTCGCAGTGTGGGGACTTCCAGTGATGGCAAAGGGACTGCGGTTTATGCGCCCAAAGCCGAAGGTCAGATTCGCTGCCTGGAAGATGCCTATCAGCAGGCGGGGATTTCTCCCCACGAAATCGATCTGGTGGAAGCTCACGGGACGGGAACTAAAGTTGGCGATGCCACCGAAATCAAAGGTCTGACGACGATCTTTGAGGCCGCTGCCCGAACAGTTGCCGGCGAAGCAAAAAGTGCCTGGTGTGCTGTCGGCTCCGTCAAGTCGCAGGTTGGTCACACCAAAGCGGCTGCAGGCATTGCCAGTCTGATCAAAGTGCTCCTCGCACTTCACCACGAGGTCCTGCCCCCGACAATTAAAGTCGATCAACCGGCGGATGCTCTCCGCTCCAATTCCGGCGATCGTCAAAGCCCGTTCTATGTCAACATTCAGAGCCGCCCTTGGCTGCCGGGCCTGAATCGCAAGCGGCGGGCAGGAGTCAGTGCGTTCGGCTTTGGAGGAAGTAACTTTCACTGTGTGATGGAAGAAGCACCGGCTGAATGCCGCCCGCCACGCCAACCGGGGTGGGATGGTCAGATTCAACTGCTTACGTTCAGTGGCCCTGATGACGATCAGCTCATTCGAACGATCCATGAGTTTCTCGCGCAGGCTCGTCGTTCACCAAAAACAGTTCGCCAGCTAGCATCACAATTGCGGAGCCAGTTTCGTGCTCAGGATCTCTGCCGACTAGCCATGGTGGCTGATCTTTCCTCGACCGACTGGCCAACACCGGCAACACGGGCGATCGAGCAGATCGGCCGCACGCGGCAGTCTCCTCTCGAAGCACCTGTGCAATGGACACTTCCCGAAGGAGTCGCCTATTCGCGAGGATTCGCCTCTGGATCGATCGGACTTTTATTCCCCGGACAGGGATCACAGTATCCGGGAATGCTCCGCGATCTGGCTTGTCTCTTTCCCGAAATGCGGGATGTGCTGGCTGCTGCCAATCATGCCTTTGCGGATGCACCTCGAACGGGAAATCGGGCCTTTTCCTGGACGTTATCGGACGCAATTTACCCTGTTAACGTCTGGAATGACGAAGCGCGTGCTTTGGCCACTACCCAGCTGAAAGCCACGGATGTCGCACAGCCTGCCTTAGGCGCCGTCAGCCTGGGAGGATGGAGAGTTCTTCAACGGTTTGGCATTCGACCAACCGCTGTGGCTGGGCATAGCTATGGGGAATTGACCGCTCTGTGTGCGGCGGGCCGATTTTCGCCTGAAGAGCTTTATCGACTCAGTATGCTGCGCGGGCAACTCATGGCGGAAGGAGAACTTCAGCCGGGTGGCATGCTCGCAATCCATGCTTCAAGTGAAGTTGTCGAGCAGGCACTTCGCGAATTGAATCTCGAACTGGTAATTGCCAACCATAACAGCCCTTCACAAGTCGTGATCTCGGGTCGGCTGGATCAGATTGCCCGGGCTGGTGAATTGCTGGGCCAGCGGAATCTGCGAGGCAAACAGTTGGCGGTGGCTGCGGCATTCCATAGCCCGCTGGTCGCACAGGCGGCCCACAAATTCCGTCCGGCACTCGAACAGATTCCCTTTCATGGCGGATCGATTCCCGTTTACGCCAACTCATCGGCCAAAGTCTATCCACAGGAAGCAGACGCTGCCCGCGAACTGCTGGCCAGTCAACTGGCCAGGCCTGTCCATTTTTTGGATGAGATTCGCGCGATGTATCAGTCAGGGGTGCGCACGTTTATCGAAGTGGGCCCCGGCCACGTGTTGACAGGGCTGGTCTCTTCGATCCTGAGTGGGCAACCGCATCAGGCTCTGGCTCTTGATAGTTCACAAGGACGCCGACGAGGTGAATGGGATCTGGCCTGGTTACTGGGCCAACTGGCTGTGAGTGGTCACGATCTTCAACTCGCGCATTGGGATGCCCCCACACTCTGGAGTAATCACCATCTCCCCGAACCACGGGAAGGCACCATTCCGATCTGTGGTGCCAACTACACCAAGCCCAAGCCACCTCTGCCTGTCAAAACGAAGTTGGCTGAGCCGGTTCAAATCCCGGCAACGAGCTCTGAACTGCCGAGAGCCAATTTGACCAACGCTATTGGTTCGATGCCTCAAAGCTCTTCTGATGTTGCTCAACAGCATGCTTCATTGACACCACCAAAGTCATCGATGTCACCTGAGTTAAGTTCACACACTACGGCATCTTCATCGACAGGCGCATCAGCTAAGTCTTCCGAATTTTCACTGAATTCTATGGAAGATCGTTTCGTTACCAACAGCATCACGAACACCGCACAGATCAACCAAACACAACCGCTCACTCATCCCGTTCAGATCAAGGATTCTTCCCCCGTGGCATCCTATCTTGAGACACTGCAGGCCATTCAGCAGCAGACCGCTCTGGCACATCAGACATTTCTCGCGCAGCAGCAGCAGGCTTTACAGTTGTTGACACAACTCATTCAGCATGTGCCAGCCGCCAGCCCCAATGGTTCAATGACCAGCCCTGCGACCCAGGCACTGGCAGCACCTCTGCCACCGGCAATGCCACCCATAGTGACACCTGCGGTGCCCGCCACAACGATCTTGGCTATACCGCCAGTCGCCGTCTTGCCACCGGCCCCACCCATGATCACACCCGCTCAACCTGTGGTCTCAGCAGTGGTACCAGCAGCAGTTCCAGTCACAGTACCAGCTCCTGTGCCAGTTATGGCACCTCCAGCCGGAAAGACGAACTCCGAACTGGCAGCGTCACTTTTGGAAGTGGTCTCTGAAAAGACCGGCTACCCCAAGGAGATGCTGCAACTGAGAATGAGTCTTGATCATGATCTGGGAATCGATTCGATCAAGCGCGTCGAAATTCTCAGTGCCATGCAGGAACGTTTCCCGAACCTGCCCGCCGTGTCTCCAGAACAGCTCGGCTCGCTTCAGACTCTTGCCGATGTCGTCGCAGCCTATCCGCAATCGACAACAGGTACTGCACCAGCAGTTGCGAAGATTCCCCAGGAACTGACCGCACCAGTACCGACTTCCAGCCGATCGCAGACGAGTTCTGTCAGCGAATCCAGCGGTCTGGCTGCCTCACTATTAGAAGTGGTCGCAGAAAAGACGGGGTACCCCAAGGAAATGCTGCAACTGCGGATGAGTCTTGATCATGATCTGGGGATCGATTCGATCAAGCGGGTCGAAATTCTCAGTGCCATGCAGGAACGTTTCCCGAACCTCCCTGTTGTGTCTCCAGAACAGCTTGGCTCGCTTCAGACTCTCGCCGATGTCGTCGCTGCCTACCCGGGCGAACCAGTGCCGTCCGCGGGCATCGCGGCTTCCTCGGGAGTGATTCAGAGTTCGGCCTCTCCTTCCGTGAGCATGCCAGCAGCTTCCCATGGAACCAATGGTTCAAACGGACATTCTGGCGGATCTGATCTCGCCAATGCCTTGCTGCAGGTCGTCGCCGAAAAAACGGGTTACCCCAAGGAAATGCTACAGCTGCGGATGAGTCTTGATCACGACCTGGGGATCGATTCGATCAAGCGTGTCGAGATTCTCAGTGCCATGCAGGAACGATTCCCGAACCTGCCCGTCGTTTCTCCAGAACAACTGGGCTCGCTCCAGACACTCGCCGATGTCGTTGCGGCTTATCCGGAGACCACTGCTGCAGGCATTCCCGTTAGCACGTATGAGTTAAAAAAAAACACTTCATCTGATGCACTAGGCTCATTCGGACTCATTGTTGAATCCACTCACAAAGAGAATGAGCTTCCCCCGACTGCCATTGCTGGCAGCACACAGGCCATGCCCCGTGAGGTTCGCTTCCCGGAACCACACACACTCCAGCGTGGCCTTTTGAAAACAGTGGCTCTCGCACCTGCCAGCGAACGCCGCACTAAGGATGTATTCCGGCACGAAGTCTGGATCACTGATGATGGCCTCGGAGAGAGCGGTCTTTCCCGCGCACTCGCCAGTGCTCTGATCAACGAGGGCATTACCTCTCGAATTGTGCCTCAGACAGCCACCATACAAGGTGCGTCGGTGGTTAGTGTTCCCGATGTTCTGAGCGGCTTGATCCTTCTCCCAAGTACAGCGGCCCAGGACCCTTTGACAAACCTGTGGCAGAACCTCGAATGGCTGCAGCAGGTTTCGTCGGCACTTCGCAAAGATGTTGTGGCCGGTGAAAGACGATTGTTAGGCGGCGTTGTCCGTCTCAATGGCCACTTTGGAGTTTTGGACTCCAACGCTCCTCGCCACATCGTCGCTCCAGAATCGGGCGGATTGACCGGGCTCATCAAGACCGCTCGGCACGAATGGCCCGAAGTCACTGCGAGAGTGTTCGACATAGGACAACTTTCCCACACAGAGGCTGTACCGCAGCTTGTGGAAGAACTTTTGGCCACAGGCCCCCTCGAGACGGGGATCGCGCAGTTTCCGGGAGGATCTCCCGTAGAAGTTCAGGTGGAATGGAACACGCTCGATGTGCAGGGAGCAACTGCCCAAGCGAACCCCGTTCTGTCTACTGGCGATCTCGTCGTTGTCTCAGGTGGTGCCCGCGGCGTGACGATGGAAGCCGCCCTTGAATTCGGCAAAGCCCTGGGGACAACCATGGTGCTATTGGGGCGAACTCCGCCTCCTGAACTTTCTGCGACGACCAGCGAGAATGACCGACCACTGACGGAAATCGAATTCCGTCAGCAGATCATGAGCGAAAATCCCGTCGGCTGGACACCTCGAATGGTAGCGGATGAAGCCCGTCAACGATTGGCGCAGCAGGAACTCCGTACCAATCTTGATCGTTTTGCGAAGGCTGGTGTGCGAGCCGTTTATCAACGGGTGGATGTTTCGAATCCCTCCAGTGTCCGCCACGCGTTGGCAGAGATTGTGGCCACTATGGGCCCCATCCGGGGTTTGATTCACGGGGCGGGTGTGATTGCGGATGCGCGGATTGAGCGTAAGACCCGGGAGCAATTTGACGATGTCATGCGTGTGAAGGTTCAGGGGCTGAAGCATCTCCTTGCCGCTATTGATCCATCTCAATTGCGCATGCTGGGCCTATTCTCTTCGTTCACCGGTCGATACGGCCGAACGGGACAGGCCGACTACGCGATTGCCAATGAAATTCTCAATAAGCAGGCGCGGGGATGGGCAGCGCAGCATCCCGAGTGTCATGTGACCTCGTGGAACTGGGGGCCATGGGATGGCGGGATGGTGAATGATCAGTTGCGAGCCATTTTTTCCAAAGAACAGGTGGGATTGATTCCCCTGCGGGAAGGTGCTTCGATTTTTGCCAGCGAGTATTGCCAGTCGAGCGAGCGGCCGGTCGAAATCGTCGTCCTGGCTCCTGTCCAACCGACGGCTGCGGCAACACTCGTTGAGTCACAAACGCCCATTGAAAAGACTAAGCCAGTCGTGGCCAGTCGACAGGGGTTTGATCGATTACTGTCAGTCAATGACCATCCTTTTCTGGATGATCATGTGATTGGAGGAAAAGCGGTCCTTCCGCTGGCGATGATGCTCGAATGGATGGCTCATGGGGCAGCACATCTTTCCCCGGGGATGGCACTGAGTGGTTTTGAGAACGTCAAAGTGATGAAGGGTGTCCGCCTCAGTTCTCATGAACTCGCTCACCTCAAGGTTCAACTGGAGCCTTTAGCCGAAGCTGACAGCCCCCGCCACACCAGTGGATGGGTTCAACCATGGCAAGCCCGGTTGACCAGCGAAGCGGCTGGACGAACGCTGCTGCACGCCACAGCAGACGTCATCATGACGGGGCAGACCATCGATCAAACTCCCGTAACCACCACCAACGAATTGCGAGGAGACTCGTTTGATCGTTCAATCCTGCCCGCTGATCTGTATCAGGAATGGTTGTTTCATGGCCCTCTCATGCAGGGCATCGAGCAGGTTCTGACCTGCAATGAACGACAACTCAGCGTGATCTCGCGCGTGGCAGAGGCCCCTCGGTTGTGGATGCATAAACCTCATCGTCACAGTTGGCTGATTGATCCCCTTGTCTTGGATGTGATCTTTCAGATGGCGATTGTCTGGGCTTGGCAACAGCGTGGCATGCCGTCGTTACCGACTGGAATTCGCCGCATTGAAATTCTCCAAAGAAAGTGGCCTGCCGAAGGTGTGATCATCACGTGCCGCATCCAGAAGACGACAGCCCATGTCGTCAGCATGGATGTGGAAATCCTGAATCGACAAGGCCAGACACTGGCACGACTGGAAGGAGTGGATTCTCTGATGGATGCCTCTCTCAAGCCGGCATTTGCAGCCCGCAGGCTGAGCCCTGGGCAACTCCTCAATCGATAG
- a CDS encoding PfaD family polyunsaturated fatty acid/polyketide biosynthesis protein, with amino-acid sequence MTTTSAGPRPSAGNHSATWASPREPQAVAQLLGRLNWPLSVTALEPESAPHDYCIEPWHGSAKGHLLGIIPALHPHQLGSAAFRQYHGVKYAYMSGAMAAGIGSESIVEEMAQSGMLGIFGAAGLSPERVEQALTRLEQNCAGKPWGANLIHSPSEPRLEAAVTDLYLRRNVRLVEASAFLDLTPNIIRYRLSGVHQRGHEIVVPNRVVAKVSRVEVATKFMSPAPPKLVAHMVSTGVLTEEQGRLAAYIPVAQDVTAEADSGGHTDNRPLVSLLPSLIALRDRLQDEFKFAEPVRVGAAGGIATPQSTAAAYLMGAAYVMVGSVHQACVESGTSDVVRKLLAEAQQADCIMAPAADMFEMGVKLQVLRRGTMFAMRAAKLHELYRTYASVDDIPVAERQQIEKTMFQTTLDHVWQQTVEFFTKRDPRQLERAEKEPKHKMALIFRWYLGQSSRWANQGLPERRLDYQIWCGPSMGAFNEWTKGTFLAEPAARKVSTVALNLLYGAAYVQRANALQWTGFPVHPDWQRVVPQERQTLLDLIN; translated from the coding sequence ATGACGACAACATCGGCTGGCCCACGACCCTCGGCAGGGAATCATTCTGCAACCTGGGCCTCTCCTCGAGAACCTCAAGCCGTGGCCCAACTGTTGGGACGACTCAACTGGCCATTGTCGGTGACTGCTCTTGAACCAGAATCAGCACCCCATGACTATTGCATTGAGCCCTGGCATGGTTCTGCGAAAGGACATTTACTGGGTATCATTCCCGCACTCCACCCTCACCAACTGGGCTCGGCCGCCTTCAGGCAATATCACGGCGTCAAATATGCCTACATGTCCGGTGCCATGGCGGCAGGGATTGGTTCCGAATCCATTGTCGAAGAGATGGCTCAGTCGGGCATGCTGGGGATTTTTGGAGCAGCCGGACTTTCGCCCGAACGTGTTGAACAGGCCCTGACCAGGCTGGAGCAAAACTGTGCCGGGAAGCCATGGGGCGCCAACCTGATTCACAGCCCCAGTGAACCTCGGCTCGAAGCGGCTGTGACAGATCTGTATCTTCGGCGAAATGTCCGGCTGGTCGAGGCTTCTGCATTCCTGGATCTGACACCCAATATCATTCGATATCGGCTCTCTGGTGTGCATCAGCGTGGACACGAAATCGTGGTCCCCAACCGTGTCGTTGCCAAAGTTTCTCGCGTCGAAGTCGCTACGAAATTCATGTCCCCGGCACCTCCCAAACTGGTTGCCCACATGGTCTCTACGGGAGTGCTGACTGAAGAACAGGGACGTCTTGCGGCTTACATTCCTGTCGCTCAGGATGTGACTGCTGAAGCTGATTCGGGTGGCCATACGGATAACCGCCCGCTGGTGTCGCTGCTGCCTTCGTTGATTGCCCTGCGCGATCGACTTCAGGATGAATTCAAGTTTGCCGAACCAGTGCGAGTCGGTGCAGCGGGAGGGATTGCCACACCCCAATCGACAGCCGCAGCCTATCTGATGGGTGCCGCCTATGTGATGGTAGGCTCCGTTCATCAGGCGTGTGTGGAATCAGGTACCAGTGATGTCGTGCGAAAACTGTTAGCCGAAGCTCAGCAGGCTGACTGCATTATGGCACCGGCGGCTGACATGTTCGAGATGGGAGTTAAACTGCAGGTCTTGCGACGAGGCACCATGTTCGCCATGCGAGCCGCCAAGCTGCACGAACTCTATCGCACCTATGCATCGGTTGATGACATCCCTGTCGCTGAACGTCAGCAGATCGAAAAGACGATGTTCCAGACCACACTCGACCACGTTTGGCAACAGACCGTCGAATTCTTCACCAAGCGGGATCCTCGTCAGCTGGAACGTGCGGAAAAAGAGCCGAAACATAAAATGGCGTTGATTTTCCGATGGTATCTGGGCCAGTCCTCACGCTGGGCCAATCAAGGTTTGCCAGAACGTCGACTCGACTACCAGATCTGGTGCGGCCCTTCGATGGGAGCTTTCAATGAATGGACCAAGGGTACGTTCCTCGCCGAACCTGCCGCCAGAAAAGTGAGTACTGTCGCTCTGAATCTGCTCTACGGTGCGGCTTATGTGCAACGAGCCAATGCCTTGCAATGGACAGGCTTCCCTGTTCATCCTGATTGGCAGAGAGTTGTTCCACAGGAGCGACAAACTCTTCTCGACTTGATCAACTGA